The Flavobacterium johnsoniae UW101 genomic interval AACAGAAAGCACAACTTTTTTAAACGCTAAAGCTTTTTTCAACAAAGGCATATAACGGCTTTCTAACCATGCAATCATACGGTCACTGAAGTTTTCTTTGTGTTCTGTCTTTTTAGAAAGAAACAAAGCACTCATCATTGGGATATAAGTAAGCGAAAGAATAAATGCTCCAATAATGGCAAAACCAACTGTCATAGCCATTGGCTTGAACATCTTTCCTTCGGTTCCAATTAAAGCCAGAATTGGCAGATAAACAATAAGAATGATAATTTCTCCAAAAGCGGCACTGTTCCTTATTTTTGAAGCCGAATTGTAAACTTCTTCGTCCATTTCTTCCTGCGTTAATTCTTTTTTGTTTTTGAATTTCTGCAGATGATGCATCGTCGCTTCGACAATAATTACTGCTCCGTCGACTATAATTCCGAAATCTATCGCACCAAGACTCATTAGGTTGCCGCTTACGCCAAAGGCATTCATTAAAATAACGGCAAACAGCATTGCCAATGGAATTACAGAAGCAACAATTAATCCCGCACGAAGGTTTCCTAAAAACAAAATCAGAACGAAAATAACGATTAAAGCCCCTTCTAATAAATTCTTGGCAACGGTTTTAATAGAATTATCAACCAGTTTTCCTCTATCAATAAAGGCTTCGGCAACAACTCCTTCGGGAAGGCTTTTGTTTATTTGTGCCATTTTTTCGTGAACACGATTTACAACGGCGCTGGAGTTTTCTCCTTTCAGCATTAAAACCATACCAGACACAATTTCTCCTTTTCCGTCTTTGGTTGATGCTCCATAACGCAATGCCACACCTTCGCGTACCTGCGCTACATTGCGTACCAAAACCGGAGAACCATTTCGGTTTTTTACTACTACATTTTCAAGGTCTTTTACACCTTTTGCCATCCCGACACCTCGAATAAAATAGGTATATTGATCTTTTTCGATATAAGCGCCTCCGGTATTTTGATTGTTTTTTTCTAAAGCATCAAAAATTTCGGTAATAGTAACTCCCAGACTATTCAGCATATTTGGGTTTACGGCGATTTCAAATTGTTTGAGTTTTCCGCCCCATGTACTTACATCTGCAACTCCTTTAATTCCCTGTAATTGCGGAATAATAATCCAATCCTGAATCGTTCTTAGCTCTACAGCACTGTATTTGTTTTCATACCCTTTTTTGGCATAAACATCGTATTGGTAAATTTCTCCCAATCCTGTAGAAATTGGTGCTAATTCTGGAGAGTTTACATAATCCGGAATGTTTTCTTCAGCTTGTTTTAAGCGTTGGAATATTTGTTCGCGGGCCCAGTAAATATCGACATCGTCTTCAAAAACAACGGTTACAACCGATAATCCGAAACGGGAAATACTGCGGAGTTCTATTACATCTGGAACTGTCTTTACAGCTCTTTCTAATGGATACGTAATTAATTGCTCTACTTCCTGACTTGCCAGTGTTGGCGCTGTGGTAATAATCTGAACCTGATTGTTGGTTACATCCGGCAGGGCATCGAGCGGTAAATTTTTAAGCGAATAGCTTCCCCAGGCAATAAGCACAAGGGTAAATAATAGTATTACGAATTTGTTTCGTATACTAAACTGAATGATTTTATCTAACATTTGAATATATAATGACGTGAGAAATTAGACAAATTAAATTGTCTGTAAACGTGTGGAAAGTCCACAACTCTCTCGCCCGTTTCCGATCTTTACCGGACAGGCATAATCATTATGCTATTTGAGGGGGCTGCCAAATACTTCCGTAGAAATTGGAAATAAAAACAGAACTGTAACTTGGTAAAACTATTGAAATTTGATTGTAAGTTTTAGGAAACTCAAAACTTACAGCAGAATGGTAACTTAAAACCTGTGCGCCGCAACAGTTACAGGCACAAAACGGAGAACACAAATCATTGTCTTTATCATGCGAATGATTGTCTTCTGAAGCAAACTGCGCCGTTTTATGCATAGCACTATTTACTTCCATATCTGCGCAGGGCATATTTGAAAGTGCCATCAAATAAATTGACAATAAAATAGTGATCCATTTCATGACTGTAAAAATAATACATTATTTCTTTTGCTTTCAAAAAAATATGTAAAACACTGATTCTAAATCATTTTTATTAAAAAAATAATTCTCAACAAAGGAATTTTTAGTTAACTTTAACACTAATTAACATATAATTCCCTCTTAATACAATCATTTTATACTCCAGTAAGACAAAAAGATAAGCCGAAATTCCTTTCAGAATACATTAGTCCATATTTATTTCAAGCAGTTTTATTTTAATCAATTAATACTCTAATCAATGAAATGCAAAAAACTAATATCAGCCCTTTTTTTATTATCTAGTATTTCTTTTTTCGGTCAGGTTTATACTGAAAAAATCGTAGGACAAAAAAACCAAGAGTTAAAAGACAGTCTTAAAGTTGCCGATTATCCTTATGCACTTCCTATCTGGGGAGAAAAAGTAGCCCAGAAAGGGTACAAACTTCCATATTCTGCCGGGCTTTCCCTAAATTATTTCTGGCAGGATTCTGAAATTATCATCAGTAATCTTCAAGTGGGTTTTAATAATGGCCCAATGTATAATTTAGACGAAATTGTACGCTTTGATAAATCTTCTGTCGAAGCGGGAGCACTAACTATTCGTCCGGATATTTGGCTGCTCCCTTTTTTAAACATCTATGGTATTTTTGGAAAATCAAATCCTTCAACAAAAATCAATGCGGGAATTTATATTCCTGATGCTGATAATAATTGGACTGAAATTGCCAATTTTAGTACAAAAGCAAGTTTCAGCGCTACGACATTTGGTTTTGGGATGACACCTACCATAGGAATTGGCGGCGGGTGGCTCGCACTTGATATGAATATGGCCTGGACAGATGTAAGTGCTTTAGATAAACCTGCTTTTTCGTATGTATTTGGCCCTCGTTTAGGAAAGACATTTAAACTTCCTAAAGCAGACCAAAATATAGCGGTTTGGGTGGGCGGTTTCAGGGTTCATATTTCCGGAAATACAAATGGAAATATTAATTTATCTGATATAATTGATTTATCTACAGCGCAGGCAAAAGTCGACAACGGATTAGATAAGGTTTCTGAAAATCAGCAAAAAGTCGACACCTGGTGGAGCGGACTAACACCTGCTGAACAAAAAAATCCTGCTAACGCGGCTAAACATAATACGGCAAATCGTGCGCTGGAAAGTGCCGGAAATTTTCTATCCACTTTAGATGGGGCTTTGAGCACTGCTGATTCGTCATCGATTCAATATTCGCTTCAAAAAAGACCAAAAGATATGTGGAATTTTATTGTAGGTACTCAATACCAACTCAATAAACATATCATGTTTAGGGTCGAGGCTGGTTTTCTAGGAACTCGAACACAAGCTTTAGGAGGAATACAATATCGTTTTGGATTATAAATCCTGTTTATGAAAAAAAGTCTAATATTACTTATCGCGGTATTTTCGATACATCAGGCAAAATCTCAGGTTTTGATTTCTTTGATTTTTGGTGATAAACTGAATTCTCCATTTCTGGAATTTGGTCTGGAGGGCGGTCTCAATCTTTCTGATATTTCTGATTTGGAAAGTTCTGGTATGAATCCGGGTTTTAATCTTGGTTTTTATTTTGACATTCGTTCCAAGCAAAATCCGGCTTGGATGATAAATACGGGGGTAATCGTAAAATCGCCAATGGGTGCACGCCATATTCCGGTTTATTCTTTAGATGATGTAAACTTAGATAACACCTTTGCCGGTGGAACTGTTAATAGAGAAATTCGATATTTTAATGTGCCTATTTTAATTAAATATCAGTTTAAAAATAGAATTTATCTTAAAACAGGACCTCAGCTGGGACTTTTGGCTTCGGCTTTTGATGAGTTTAAAAATGAAGTTAATAAGAATGATGTTGTTTACAAGAAAAAAATTAGAGATGAAATCAGGGTTATTGATGCCGGAATTGCCTTTGGAACGGGATATCACATGAATGTAGGCAACGGATTAAATATTACCATTCAATATTATTATGGATTGGTTCCGGTTATGAAAGGCGACGGACCAAATGTTTACAACAGGTCTTTGTACTTAACTGCAGGAATACCAATTGGAAAAGGAAAAGCAGCGCAGAGACGTGCTGAACAAGATGCAGAATTATATAAAGTTATTCCTCCTGAAGATGAAAGGCCGAAACCTGAAAAATAACTTTAGGTATTGATTGAATTGAGCAGTTCTAATATTTCCTTGTTGTTTAAAACATAATCTGGCTTTGTAAATAAAATAGCATTATTAGGCATGAAAGGCATATCTGCCGAAAGCGGATTCTGCACTACAATTTTACCACCTCCTGCCTGAATGGCTTTTAAACCGTCTGTTCCGTCTGTGTTTGATCCTGATAATAGAATTCCAACCAGAGAATTTCCGTATATTTCTGCTGCCGACTCGAAAGAAACATCTATACTGGGACGACTGTAATTTATTTTCTCTGAAATATCAAGAGACATTGTATCATCTTTTTCAAATAATAAATGATAGTTGGATGGGGCTACATAGACAAAACCTGGTTTAAGATTGGTTTTGTCTTCAACAGCTTTTACCGGAACGCTCGATTTTAAAGTAATGAGTTCTTCTAAAGTCTGGTCATCGGTGCTTTTGCGGTGTAATACTATGACAACGGCAAAATTATGCAATCTTTTTAATTCTGGTAAAATCTGCATTAAGGCGTTTAAGCTCCCTGCTGATCCTCCTATTATAGTTAATCGGCAGTTAGATATTATTTTATTTTCCTCCATATTTTCTCTTTTTCAAACTGTTTGTATTTGCCTGGAGAAATAGAATATTTTATGGTTTCTTTTGTGCCTAAGGCCAGAAACCCTAAAACAGCTAAACTTTCATCAAATAAATTAATGACTCTTTTTTGAAGGTCATTATCAAAATAAATTAAAACATTTCGGCACAAGATCATATCAAACTCATTAAATGATGTGTCTGAAACTAAATTGTGCTGTGAATACACCATTTTTTGCGACAGTTCTTCGTTAAATTTGGCTATGCCGTAATTGGCAGTATAATA includes:
- a CDS encoding DUF6660 family protein, yielding MKWITILLSIYLMALSNMPCADMEVNSAMHKTAQFASEDNHSHDKDNDLCSPFCACNCCGAQVLSYHSAVSFEFPKTYNQISIVLPSYSSVFISNFYGSIWQPPQIA
- a CDS encoding porin family protein, which gives rise to MKKSLILLIAVFSIHQAKSQVLISLIFGDKLNSPFLEFGLEGGLNLSDISDLESSGMNPGFNLGFYFDIRSKQNPAWMINTGVIVKSPMGARHIPVYSLDDVNLDNTFAGGTVNREIRYFNVPILIKYQFKNRIYLKTGPQLGLLASAFDEFKNEVNKNDVVYKKKIRDEIRVIDAGIAFGTGYHMNVGNGLNITIQYYYGLVPVMKGDGPNVYNRSLYLTAGIPIGKGKAAQRRAEQDAELYKVIPPEDERPKPEK
- a CDS encoding chemotaxis protein CheB, yielding MEENKIISNCRLTIIGGSAGSLNALMQILPELKRLHNFAVVIVLHRKSTDDQTLEELITLKSSVPVKAVEDKTNLKPGFVYVAPSNYHLLFEKDDTMSLDISEKINYSRPSIDVSFESAAEIYGNSLVGILLSGSNTDGTDGLKAIQAGGGKIVVQNPLSADMPFMPNNAILFTKPDYVLNNKEILELLNSINT